A window of Selenomonas ruminantium subsp. lactilytica TAM6421 contains these coding sequences:
- the yidD gene encoding membrane protein insertion efficiency factor YidD: MVKRFLLLLVWGYQNFISPLKPPACRYIPTCSEYARQAIEKYGARRGGWLAMKRILRCHPFHKGGYDPVP, translated from the coding sequence GAAAAGGTTTTTACTCCTGCTGGTCTGGGGCTATCAAAATTTCATTTCTCCATTGAAGCCGCCTGCTTGCCGTTATATTCCCACCTGTTCGGAATATGCCAGGCAGGCTATCGAAAAATATGGGGCACGCCGCGGCGGCTGGCTGGCGATGAAGCGCATCCTGCGCTGTCATCCCTTCCATAAGGGTGGCTATGATCCCGTACCATAG